From the genome of Nicotiana sylvestris chromosome 2, ASM39365v2, whole genome shotgun sequence, one region includes:
- the LOC138884892 gene encoding uncharacterized protein, with protein sequence MSRRGIELDPSKVKAIQELPPSKNKKEVMSFLGRLNYIRRFIAQSTIICEPIFKMLKKDAATKWTNDCQKAFGRIKEYLSTPLHDETGRKEQAIYCLSKKFTPYKARRQSKDKHWQIILENLVDGEYEPLKTYFPDEEVYFIGENIAESYDSWRIFFDGAANFKGVGIGAVLVSEIGQHYPHPDKNFIDPIPVKIYDQPTHYAHVEEEADEKPWFHDIKEYLTKGEYPKLANPTQKRTLQRLSNNFFRSGGILYRRTLDLGLLRSSDSCRGKNSLFENHRKQNLTMQNG encoded by the exons atgagtcgccgaggaatagaactagatccgtcaaaggtcaaagccatccaagaattgccaccatcGAAGaataagaaagaggttatgagttttttgggaagactcaactacatcagacgtttcatagctcaatccactataatttgtgagccaatctttaagatgttgaagaaggacgctgctaccaaatggactaatgattGTCAAAAAGCCTTTggcagaatcaaggaatacctgtcaacgccgcta catgatgaaacaggaagaaaggagcaggccatctattgtctcagcaagaagttcaccccgtacaaagcccg aaggcaatcaaaggacaagcactggcagatcatcttggAAAAtctcgtggatggagaatacgagcctctaaagacgtattttcctgatgaagaggtatatTTCATAGGGGAAAATATTGCAGAATCATATGATagttggagaatatttttcgacggagcagcaaatttcaaaggagttggcataggagcagtgctagtatcagaaatcggtcagcattatccg cacccagacaagaacttcattgatcctattccggtaaagatctatgatcagccaacTCACTAtgctcatgtagaagaagaagcagacgaaaaaccttggtttcatgatatcaaggaatatttgacgaagggTGAATATCCAaaactcgcaaatcctactcagaagcgcacacttcagagactatctaacaacttctttcgtagtggaggaatcctatataggaggactcttgatttgggattactaag aagcagtgaTTCCTGCCGAGGTAAAAATTCCCTCTTTGAGAATCACAGGAAACAGAACTTgacaatgcagaatgggtaa